One window of Sphingobacteriales bacterium genomic DNA carries:
- a CDS encoding SusC/RagA family TonB-linked outer membrane protein translates to MQKFFTYFAILFFAMLLTGYSVMAQVTVSGTVTDESGEPIIGVTIRVKNTTIGTISDLDGKYSLNVPSSSATLVFSFVGYEVTEQDVTSSSGNMDVVLQESVTRLEEVVISGLATSVARRNLANAVSTISSKELTGVTSPQTMDAALYGKFTGVVINANSGAPGGGIGVRLRGITSINGNAQPLYIIDGVYMDNSSTPAGLNLVSQAAAGGSASNQDNPSNRLADLNPDDIESIEILKGASAAALYGSRAATGVVLITTKRGKPGQNNINFSQTMGVAMQLRKLGVRDFDDAKVQASFGAAEVANFQAAQAAGKIFNYEDELYGNKGLLSTTNLSLSGGNQATQYYFGTTYKNEEGIVKNTGYEKLSLRLNVDHRLNDRINIAFNNMYILSSADRGFFNNDNTGTTMGVSFASTPSWANLLADANGNFPNNPYSASNFLQTRDLITNNESISRYIGGANLTVKIYQTPKATLQFVGRGGIDRYTLNTKAIFPRTLQFQKEGNGTNGASLQGTAVNNNANFAGFFVHSYILPSGLNFRTQFGGTREEFRFNNILVTATELIGSQENVDQSGSVAVDQTRRNQTDMGFFVQEEVNWSDKILASLGVRGDKSSNNGDPNKLYYYPKASLALNLHEFGFLPEMMNQLKLRVAYGQAGSFARFGSAFTSLTNTLIDGSAGSLINTLRGNEGVGPERQSEIETGFDLGFDRGRYALDFTYYIKSTEDLLINVNVPTSTGFTSQVTNAADVENKGIEIGLTLQPIKNRDLNWYSRTAFWLNRTKVTRLDVPAFNVGAFGATLGTYRIEEGQSVTQLVGISPNGVVVFGDAEPDFQMSFQNTLNYKNFELGFLIHWKQGGDNVNLSTLLTDIYGTSPDYDDTDLDPEGELTNGDYRLNALGATAEPWIEDASYVRLREVGLYYNFPSICKGKIQNLKIGVSGNNILNFFKYNSYDPEVSNFGSDGFSSNVEVLPFPSAKRFFGHLAISL, encoded by the coding sequence ATGCAAAAGTTTTTTACTTACTTCGCAATCTTATTTTTTGCGATGTTGCTAACCGGATATTCGGTTATGGCACAAGTAACGGTATCGGGAACCGTTACTGACGAATCGGGAGAGCCGATTATTGGTGTAACCATCAGGGTTAAAAACACCACAATCGGAACTATATCTGATTTAGACGGCAAATACTCCCTGAACGTACCCAGTTCTTCAGCCACCCTTGTTTTTTCATTTGTTGGCTATGAAGTAACAGAACAAGATGTAACATCCAGTTCAGGTAACATGGATGTTGTGTTGCAAGAAAGTGTTACCCGTTTAGAAGAAGTGGTAATCTCAGGTTTGGCAACTTCAGTAGCCAGACGAAACCTCGCTAATGCGGTTTCTACTATTTCATCTAAAGAACTGACCGGAGTTACTTCTCCACAAACCATGGATGCTGCACTTTACGGAAAGTTTACCGGTGTGGTCATCAACGCCAATTCAGGCGCACCGGGAGGAGGTATAGGGGTCAGGCTTCGCGGCATAACCTCCATCAACGGAAATGCACAGCCATTATACATTATTGACGGAGTATATATGGATAACTCCTCTACTCCTGCAGGTCTTAATCTGGTATCGCAGGCCGCAGCAGGCGGAAGTGCTTCCAATCAGGATAACCCTTCCAATCGTTTGGCGGACCTAAACCCCGATGATATTGAGAGCATAGAAATTCTCAAAGGAGCATCGGCGGCAGCCCTTTATGGTTCAAGAGCTGCAACAGGGGTTGTTTTGATTACCACTAAACGGGGTAAACCGGGACAAAACAACATCAATTTTTCGCAAACGATGGGTGTCGCCATGCAGTTGAGAAAACTTGGCGTTCGGGATTTTGACGATGCTAAAGTTCAGGCTTCTTTTGGCGCAGCCGAAGTAGCTAATTTTCAGGCTGCCCAAGCCGCCGGAAAAATCTTCAATTACGAAGATGAACTGTACGGCAACAAGGGTTTGTTGTCAACTACTAATTTGAGTTTGTCGGGCGGCAATCAGGCAACTCAATATTATTTTGGAACTACTTATAAAAACGAAGAAGGAATTGTTAAAAATACCGGTTATGAAAAACTGTCTCTACGCCTGAATGTAGATCACAGGTTAAATGACAGGATAAACATTGCGTTCAACAATATGTATATTTTATCTTCTGCAGACAGAGGGTTTTTTAACAACGATAATACAGGTACTACAATGGGGGTATCATTTGCCTCAACACCTTCCTGGGCTAATTTGCTTGCTGATGCAAACGGCAACTTTCCCAATAACCCCTATTCTGCATCCAATTTTCTTCAAACCAGAGATCTGATTACCAACAACGAGTCAATCAGCAGGTATATCGGTGGAGCAAACCTGACCGTAAAAATCTATCAGACACCAAAAGCAACCTTGCAATTTGTAGGCCGCGGAGGAATTGACCGTTATACATTAAACACCAAAGCTATTTTCCCAAGAACACTACAGTTCCAAAAAGAAGGCAATGGTACAAACGGGGCATCCTTACAGGGAACGGCGGTTAACAACAACGCAAACTTTGCCGGTTTCTTTGTTCATTCCTATATTTTACCTTCCGGTTTGAATTTCAGAACTCAGTTTGGAGGAACCCGTGAAGAATTCAGATTTAATAATATTTTGGTAACTGCCACTGAGTTAATCGGTTCACAAGAAAATGTAGATCAAAGCGGATCAGTTGCTGTAGATCAAACCCGACGCAATCAAACAGATATGGGTTTCTTTGTTCAGGAAGAGGTTAACTGGAGCGATAAAATCCTCGCATCTTTAGGCGTAAGGGGTGATAAATCTTCTAACAATGGCGATCCAAACAAACTCTATTATTATCCCAAAGCTTCTTTGGCTTTGAATTTACACGAGTTTGGATTCTTACCGGAGATGATGAATCAACTAAAACTCCGAGTTGCCTACGGACAAGCCGGTAGCTTTGCGCGGTTTGGCTCTGCTTTCACCTCGTTGACCAACACCTTGATTGATGGTAGTGCCGGTAGTTTAATTAATACTTTACGCGGTAATGAAGGCGTTGGACCCGAACGGCAATCGGAAATTGAAACCGGATTTGACCTCGGTTTTGATCGTGGAAGGTATGCACTCGATTTTACCTACTATATTAAAAGCACTGAAGACCTGCTCATTAACGTAAATGTTCCGACTTCAACAGGATTTACCTCCCAGGTTACCAATGCTGCAGACGTAGAAAATAAAGGTATTGAAATCGGATTAACACTTCAGCCGATTAAAAACAGAGATCTGAACTGGTACAGCAGAACCGCCTTTTGGTTAAACCGTACAAAAGTAACCCGTTTGGATGTTCCTGCATTTAATGTCGGAGCTTTTGGCGCTACTTTGGGAACTTACAGAATAGAAGAAGGTCAAAGTGTTACCCAATTGGTCGGAATCAGTCCAAACGGAGTTGTCGTTTTTGGGGATGCTGAACCAGATTTTCAGATGTCATTCCAAAATACATTGAACTACAAGAACTTTGAATTAGGTTTCCTAATTCATTGGAAACAAGGCGGTGATAATGTCAACTTATCAACTTTGCTCACTGACATTTATGGAACAAGCCCTGATTATGATGATACTGATTTAGATCCGGAAGGAGAATTGACTAACGGCGATTACAGGTTGAACGCATTGGGTGCTACTGCAGAGCCCTGGATTGAAGATGCCTCTTATGTCCGGTTGAGGGAAGTTGGGTTGTATTACAATTTCCCGTCTATTTGTAAAGGGAAAATTCAAAACCTGAAAATCGGTGTGTCCGGCAATAATATCCTGAACTTCTTCAAATATAACAGTTACGATCCTGAAGTTTCAAACTTTGGTTCTGATGGATTTTCTAGCAATGTTGAGGTATTGCCTTTCCCTTCTGCCAAACGGTTTTTTGGTCATTTAGCCATTTCACTTTAA